From Echinicola soli, a single genomic window includes:
- the topA gene encoding type I DNA topoisomerase translates to MPKNLVIVESPAKAKTIEGYLGKDYKVTSSYGHVRDLPKGDKAIDIKNHFKPTYEVTSDKKEVIKQLKKMVKDSDTIYLASDDDREGEAISWHLKEVLKLDSDKTKRIVFREITKNAITKAIENPRNIDIDLVNAQQARRILDRLVGFELSPVLWKKVKAGLSAGRVQSVAVRFIVEREREIDKFEFKSSYKVTAIFNVKGKELNAELPRKFETQEEAEEFLKVCLEASFSIKNLEKKPAKKTPAAPFTTSTLQQEASRKLSFSVAQTMTLAQRLYEAGKITYMRTDSVNLSQEAMESAQNQIMSAFGPEYHKSRKYTSKSEGAQEAHEAIRPTDFANEEISGERNEQRLYELIWKRAIASQMADAQLEKTLVTIGISNSDLTLSASGEVIKFEGFLKVYLESTDDEDEEESNENRGLLPPLTIGQDLDLTEMKSRQSFTRPPARYTEASLVKKLEEMGIGRPSTYAPTISTIQKRNYVIKESRDGKPRDYIEMVIKDGAFSKAEKTEHYGSDKNKLFPTNIAMVVNDFLVEHFPNVIDYKFTAKVEKEFDDIAQGIQQWDNMIGNFYGKFHNTVEEAETVERANVSSSRELGKDPKTGKPVIARLGKFGPLVQIGDQDDEEKQFASLKKGQFIENITLEDAMELFKLPRDVGMFEDKKIVAAIGRFGPYIRHDGKFVSLGKEYDPLSVNESEAIQLIKDKREADAKKHIKTFDENPDIQILNGRWGPYIKFAKKNYKIPKDKVAEDLNYEETIEIIENQPEKKKGRFAKKKK, encoded by the coding sequence ATGCCAAAAAATCTAGTCATTGTCGAATCTCCTGCCAAAGCCAAAACAATCGAAGGCTATCTTGGTAAGGACTATAAAGTAACTTCCAGCTACGGACATGTCAGGGACCTTCCCAAAGGAGACAAGGCTATAGATATAAAAAACCACTTCAAACCAACCTATGAGGTAACTTCAGATAAGAAAGAAGTCATCAAACAGCTAAAGAAAATGGTAAAGGATTCTGACACCATCTATCTGGCAAGTGATGATGACCGTGAAGGAGAAGCTATTTCATGGCATTTGAAAGAGGTGCTAAAACTCGATAGTGATAAAACCAAGCGGATTGTCTTTAGAGAAATCACAAAAAATGCCATCACCAAAGCGATCGAAAACCCCAGAAATATAGACATCGATCTGGTCAATGCCCAGCAGGCCAGGAGGATTCTGGACAGGCTCGTGGGTTTTGAACTATCGCCTGTGCTATGGAAAAAAGTAAAAGCCGGGCTCTCGGCAGGTAGGGTACAGTCAGTTGCAGTGAGGTTTATTGTGGAAAGAGAACGGGAAATCGATAAATTCGAGTTCAAATCCTCCTACAAGGTTACGGCTATATTTAATGTCAAAGGCAAAGAACTGAACGCAGAACTTCCAAGGAAGTTTGAAACCCAGGAAGAAGCAGAAGAATTTCTGAAAGTTTGTCTTGAGGCAAGTTTTTCCATCAAGAACCTTGAGAAAAAACCTGCCAAAAAGACTCCAGCAGCACCCTTTACCACATCTACACTACAGCAAGAAGCCAGTAGGAAATTGAGCTTTTCAGTGGCCCAGACCATGACCTTGGCCCAACGGCTGTATGAAGCCGGTAAAATCACCTATATGAGGACAGACAGTGTTAACTTGTCCCAAGAAGCCATGGAAAGTGCCCAAAACCAGATCATGTCTGCTTTTGGTCCAGAATATCATAAATCGCGAAAATACACTTCAAAGTCAGAAGGTGCCCAGGAAGCGCACGAAGCCATCCGCCCTACTGATTTTGCCAATGAAGAAATCTCCGGAGAGAGAAATGAGCAGCGTCTCTATGAATTGATCTGGAAACGGGCCATCGCCTCACAGATGGCTGATGCCCAACTAGAGAAAACACTAGTGACCATCGGCATCAGCAATTCAGACCTCACCCTTAGTGCCAGCGGTGAGGTGATCAAATTTGAGGGATTCCTGAAGGTCTATTTGGAAAGCACAGATGATGAAGACGAAGAGGAAAGCAATGAAAATAGAGGGCTATTGCCTCCTTTGACCATTGGTCAAGACCTTGATCTGACCGAGATGAAGTCCCGCCAAAGCTTCACCAGGCCACCGGCTCGTTACACAGAAGCTTCTCTGGTGAAGAAATTGGAAGAAATGGGCATTGGCCGTCCATCCACCTATGCCCCTACCATTTCTACCATCCAAAAACGTAATTATGTCATCAAAGAATCCCGTGATGGCAAACCAAGGGATTATATCGAAATGGTGATTAAGGACGGTGCATTTAGCAAAGCTGAAAAAACAGAGCACTACGGCTCAGATAAGAACAAACTCTTCCCTACCAATATAGCCATGGTGGTGAATGACTTCTTGGTGGAACATTTCCCCAATGTCATTGATTATAAATTCACTGCAAAAGTAGAAAAGGAGTTTGATGATATCGCCCAGGGTATCCAGCAGTGGGACAATATGATCGGGAATTTCTACGGCAAGTTTCATAACACCGTAGAAGAAGCCGAAACCGTTGAACGTGCCAATGTCAGCTCTTCCAGAGAGCTGGGCAAAGACCCCAAAACCGGCAAGCCAGTAATTGCACGGTTGGGCAAATTCGGTCCGCTCGTACAGATCGGTGATCAAGATGATGAAGAGAAGCAATTTGCAAGTCTTAAAAAAGGACAGTTTATCGAAAACATCACCTTGGAAGATGCCATGGAGCTGTTTAAATTACCACGGGATGTCGGAATGTTTGAAGACAAAAAAATTGTTGCGGCTATCGGACGATTCGGCCCCTATATCCGCCATGACGGGAAATTTGTTTCCTTGGGAAAAGAATACGACCCATTAAGTGTCAATGAATCGGAAGCTATCCAACTCATTAAGGACAAAAGAGAGGCGGATGCCAAAAAGCACATTAAGACATTTGACGAAAATCCAGACATCCAAATCCTTAATGGACGCTGGGGGCCTTATATCAAATTTGCCAAAAAGAACTATAAAATCCCCAAGGATAAAGTAGCAGAAGACCTCAACTATGAAGAGACCATAGAGATCATAGAAAACCAGCCGGAGAAGAAAAAAGGCAGGTTTGCCAAAAAGAAAAAGTAA
- a CDS encoding SixA phosphatase family protein, whose amino-acid sequence MTKVLTLLRHGEAEYGHGQEKDFSRKLTSAGKLKLERLTNVLAERNLNYDVVISSTAVRTYKTTEIVLKAIQTDECTFLDSLYLADVQTILDYCGSLPNKYNKVMVVGHNPGISAFLSFITGEYLISLQPGMMAMVDFEVDAWEIAITRGMGNLVEILQ is encoded by the coding sequence ATGACTAAGGTACTAACTTTATTGAGACATGGGGAAGCGGAATATGGTCATGGTCAGGAGAAAGACTTCTCCCGAAAATTAACATCCGCTGGCAAATTAAAACTAGAAAGGCTCACAAATGTTTTGGCGGAGCGGAACCTGAATTACGATGTTGTTATTTCGAGCACAGCGGTAAGGACATATAAAACCACCGAGATAGTACTAAAGGCTATCCAAACTGATGAATGCACATTTCTTGATTCCTTATATTTGGCCGATGTTCAAACGATCCTGGACTATTGTGGAAGTTTACCAAACAAATATAATAAGGTAATGGTGGTCGGTCATAATCCCGGGATAAGTGCTTTCCTGTCATTTATTACCGGAGAGTATCTTATTAGCCTGCAGCCAGGCATGATGGCCATGGTGGATTTTGAAGTAGATGCTTGGGAAATCGCCATAACCAGGGGAATGGGGAATCTGGTGGAAATTTTGCAGTAA
- a CDS encoding agmatinase family protein, translating to MTTKKQKVIDGFDPNGVASQGSIFGLPFDEETASIIILPVPWEVTVSYSPGTADGPEAILKASSQVDLFQDDIVDAWTIGTHMLPIPEEVYSNNTKYRILAGNYIDWLERGSPKEEMERFGAVPALIDKACESMNEWVYETAKDHLNQGKLLALIGGDHSTPLGFIRALSERYASFGVLQIDAHADLRDNYEGFKYSHASISHNFLKIPQVEKLIQVGVRDYCEEESDRIESDHKITTFYDHHIREQLYEGITWRTICDQVIASLPREVYITIDIDGFDPKLCPNTGTPVPGGFELDQVMYLMKLIVKSGRKIIGFDMVEVAPGEGESEWDGNVGARVLYRMTNLMGISQGKLWWK from the coding sequence ATGACTACAAAGAAACAAAAAGTAATTGATGGATTTGACCCTAATGGAGTAGCCTCTCAGGGAAGTATTTTTGGATTGCCATTTGATGAGGAAACTGCTTCAATAATTATTTTACCTGTACCATGGGAAGTGACGGTCTCTTATTCCCCTGGTACTGCAGATGGCCCTGAAGCCATATTGAAGGCTTCCTCGCAAGTAGATCTTTTTCAAGATGATATCGTAGATGCGTGGACCATCGGAACCCACATGCTGCCCATCCCGGAAGAGGTTTACAGTAATAATACGAAGTACAGGATTCTAGCTGGAAACTATATTGATTGGTTGGAGCGGGGATCTCCAAAGGAGGAAATGGAGCGTTTTGGTGCAGTGCCCGCATTGATCGATAAGGCCTGTGAAAGCATGAATGAATGGGTCTATGAGACGGCAAAAGATCACTTAAATCAGGGCAAGTTGTTGGCTTTAATAGGAGGGGACCACAGCACTCCTTTGGGTTTTATCAGGGCGCTTTCTGAGCGTTATGCCAGTTTTGGGGTCCTTCAAATCGATGCTCATGCTGATTTGAGGGATAATTATGAAGGATTTAAATATTCACATGCCTCCATTTCACATAATTTTTTAAAAATTCCACAAGTGGAAAAACTCATACAGGTGGGCGTAAGGGATTACTGTGAAGAAGAATCCGATAGAATAGAGAGTGATCATAAAATCACTACCTTCTATGATCATCACATTAGGGAGCAGTTGTATGAAGGAATAACCTGGAGAACCATCTGTGATCAAGTAATAGCCTCACTGCCTAGAGAAGTTTATATTACGATTGATATTGATGGGTTTGACCCAAAACTTTGTCCCAATACCGGAACACCAGTTCCGGGAGGTTTTGAACTGGACCAGGTTATGTATTTGATGAAATTGATTGTTAAATCAGGCCGTAAGATCATTGGTTTTGATATGGTGGAAGTAGCACCCGGAGAAGGAGAGAGTGAATGGGATGGTAATGTAGGTGCTAGAGTGCTCTATAGAATGACCAACCTGATGGGAATCTCTCAGGGCAAACTATGGTGGAAATAA
- a CDS encoding DUF417 family protein — protein sequence MYPSKLLEKVAYFIGIAGLAIPLLWIGVFKFAPTEAAAIKPHVENHFAMGWLYSFFSDQMVSNIIGSIEILVGIGLVLSIWIRKVGMYAGIGSTVIFLSTISFLFTTPGVWRSVDGVPVTDFFIIKDIALLSLSVWVWGRCSSN from the coding sequence ATGTATCCTTCTAAACTACTCGAAAAAGTTGCCTATTTCATTGGCATCGCTGGACTCGCCATTCCACTCCTTTGGATAGGTGTTTTCAAGTTTGCACCTACTGAAGCAGCCGCTATCAAACCGCATGTAGAAAACCATTTTGCCATGGGATGGCTCTACAGTTTTTTCTCTGATCAAATGGTCTCTAATATCATTGGATCCATAGAAATCTTGGTGGGGATTGGACTGGTTTTATCCATCTGGATCAGGAAAGTCGGGATGTACGCTGGAATAGGTTCCACCGTTATTTTCCTGTCGACAATTTCATTCTTGTTTACCACACCTGGGGTTTGGAGATCAGTGGATGGGGTACCCGTGACAGATTTTTTTATCATCAAGGACATTGCCCTATTATCATTATCGGTCTGGGTTTGGGGCAGATGCAGCAGTAACTAA
- a CDS encoding S8 family serine peptidase, producing MVTRWSLMEYVADRYGKVQPVFEEAAKKLLKVKAKEIPLLSLEDDLERVKLRMAREEGEMPIIMERINGGVDFQDSYILEMLSALSKAVCRITQHGRPLGTGFLISDNVIITNNHVIDSSESAHGMLAEFNYELDRDKNIKKSFSFQLDAERFFLTSSYVAAPEIPYSGLDFTMIAVAEKSQEDISLSTIKPIYLDGIRGKIIKGESCVIIQHPKGMPKKIVLKNTAFFSETRTRIVYESDTLPGSSGSMVVALGTGEIIALHHAGLPRTDSQNRILTRSGEIATASTPDEEIDWIGNEGIKISRVINALTNAELPAEMQEIKRKLLHKTEMSHGEINTENKHKEAVFKKSPIPLPSKDQKPKQTMKLSTQERQDYIFTARNNPKVLRSISDILGARYGEEPVIKLSMPAFAAADNVELFTLNVPVLGNTEDEARNLSTIPGIINVETDIPLHLNTGNDQGDPVRSKYEGIVEDGYGKPNECEFLKKYRDERQSVYVLDKSPQYHRKWNWFATSFDKVLADKKVISPKDQGIKIVQFDTGFTTHAKVDGGFDKELDMDFVDRDDDAADSFTAGILKHPGHATRTGSLLIGNEVTLIDENGNSGLLAQFDFKLIPYRICKSVILIRRQQELADALNLCIAQRYPIISMSLGLPPTMATAAMAKKAYDAGIIWCCAAGNAVQVVVAPAVYPGTIAVAASNPMDEEWKGSSRGSTVDITAPGEDVYVPIFLEPKNNQKPEESFSYGNGTSYATPHVAAAAALWLAKYEDVLSNGSYTGWKKVEAFRKAMDVSARRKNRLPKVGFGHGILDVEKLLKTSPEKPDKLEYAYENTDEGRLGEVTQAYGEMAKTLWNRIHGWAFGIPRGGQESNSPGQEELSDYSKMLERTLVTSSTSGALESTGDLSQKDLLELFSNVHQKIESELKK from the coding sequence ATGGTGACGCGTTGGAGTTTAATGGAATATGTTGCTGATCGTTATGGGAAAGTCCAACCTGTATTTGAGGAAGCAGCCAAGAAGCTACTAAAAGTAAAGGCCAAGGAAATCCCCCTCTTAAGCTTGGAAGATGACCTGGAGAGGGTGAAACTCCGTATGGCACGCGAGGAAGGGGAGATGCCCATCATCATGGAGCGGATCAATGGGGGGGTAGACTTTCAGGATAGCTATATTCTAGAAATGCTTTCTGCTCTTTCCAAGGCGGTCTGCCGAATCACACAACATGGGCGGCCACTTGGGACCGGTTTTTTGATATCCGATAATGTCATCATTACCAATAACCACGTTATAGACAGCTCGGAAAGTGCACATGGAATGTTGGCGGAATTTAATTACGAACTGGATAGGGATAAAAATATAAAAAAGAGTTTTTCCTTCCAGCTTGACGCCGAGCGGTTTTTCCTTACATCCTCTTATGTGGCAGCACCTGAAATTCCCTATTCAGGTTTGGATTTCACAATGATTGCTGTGGCAGAAAAAAGTCAAGAGGATATATCCTTATCCACTATAAAGCCAATTTATCTGGACGGTATAAGGGGAAAGATCATTAAAGGTGAATCCTGCGTGATTATTCAGCATCCAAAGGGAATGCCAAAAAAAATTGTCCTTAAAAACACTGCTTTCTTTTCTGAAACCAGAACGAGGATTGTCTATGAAAGTGACACACTGCCCGGTTCCTCGGGATCCATGGTAGTGGCGTTGGGAACAGGTGAAATCATAGCCCTTCATCATGCAGGTCTTCCTAGGACGGATAGTCAAAACAGGATACTTACCCGTTCAGGTGAGATTGCCACTGCCAGTACCCCAGATGAAGAAATCGATTGGATAGGGAACGAGGGAATAAAGATCAGTAGGGTAATCAATGCTTTAACTAATGCGGAATTGCCTGCTGAAATGCAGGAGATTAAAAGAAAATTATTGCACAAGACGGAAATGAGCCACGGTGAAATTAATACGGAGAATAAGCATAAAGAAGCAGTTTTTAAAAAATCGCCAATCCCTCTTCCATCCAAAGATCAAAAGCCCAAACAAACCATGAAATTATCCACTCAAGAGCGACAAGATTATATTTTCACTGCGAGAAATAATCCGAAAGTGTTGCGTTCGATAAGTGATATATTAGGAGCCAGGTACGGAGAAGAGCCTGTTATCAAATTATCCATGCCCGCTTTTGCTGCAGCGGATAATGTTGAATTGTTTACACTAAATGTTCCCGTGTTGGGCAATACTGAAGATGAAGCCAGAAATCTTTCGACGATTCCTGGGATTATTAATGTGGAAACGGACATCCCCCTTCATCTCAACACAGGAAATGACCAGGGCGATCCTGTCCGTTCCAAGTATGAAGGAATAGTAGAAGACGGATATGGTAAGCCCAATGAATGTGAGTTTCTAAAAAAATATCGGGATGAACGACAGAGTGTCTATGTGCTGGATAAGTCCCCACAATATCATCGTAAGTGGAATTGGTTTGCTACTTCTTTTGATAAAGTTCTTGCTGATAAAAAGGTTATTTCTCCGAAGGATCAAGGAATCAAGATCGTCCAATTTGACACCGGGTTTACCACCCATGCTAAGGTTGATGGAGGGTTTGATAAAGAATTGGATATGGATTTTGTCGATCGGGACGATGACGCTGCGGATAGCTTTACTGCTGGAATATTGAAACATCCTGGTCACGCGACTCGTACGGGTAGCTTGCTTATTGGCAATGAGGTCACATTGATCGATGAAAATGGAAACTCCGGTTTGCTAGCGCAATTTGACTTCAAATTGATCCCTTACCGAATTTGCAAAAGTGTCATATTGATCCGAAGGCAGCAGGAGTTAGCTGATGCATTGAATCTTTGCATCGCCCAGCGTTATCCGATTATTTCGATGAGTTTGGGGCTCCCGCCGACAATGGCCACCGCAGCCATGGCCAAAAAGGCCTATGATGCCGGTATTATTTGGTGCTGCGCCGCAGGTAATGCAGTGCAGGTGGTCGTGGCACCAGCGGTCTATCCAGGTACGATCGCTGTGGCGGCCTCGAATCCCATGGATGAGGAATGGAAAGGGTCTAGCCGTGGCAGTACCGTAGATATTACAGCACCTGGAGAAGATGTTTATGTACCTATTTTTCTGGAGCCTAAAAACAACCAAAAACCAGAAGAATCATTTTCATATGGTAATGGTACCAGCTATGCTACCCCTCATGTAGCCGCGGCTGCGGCACTTTGGCTGGCCAAGTATGAGGATGTTTTGAGCAATGGCAGTTATACGGGCTGGAAGAAGGTGGAAGCCTTTCGGAAAGCCATGGATGTCTCGGCCAGAAGGAAGAATCGTCTTCCCAAGGTGGGCTTTGGCCATGGTATTCTGGATGTGGAGAAGCTCCTCAAAACAAGTCCCGAAAAACCGGATAAGCTGGAGTATGCCTATGAAAATACAGATGAAGGCAGGCTAGGTGAAGTGACCCAGGCTTATGGAGAAATGGCGAAGACCCTTTGGAATAGAATCCATGGATGGGCCTTTGGCATCCCTAGAGGTGGCCAAGAATCCAATTCTCCTGGCCAAGAAGAACTCTCTGATTACTCCAAAATGCTGGAACGGACCTTGGTGACCAGCAGCACATCAGGCGCATTGGAATCAACAGGTGATTTATCCCAAAAAGACCTTCTGGAGCTGTTTTCCAACGTACATCAAAAAATTGAATCTGAATTAAAGAAATGA
- a CDS encoding membrane dipeptidase: protein MQKIFDFHFHLLFKHYIADPKLKLDFNKDFKTKGVAKVLNDFVGGSFDSQSSPSQVKDSLLYLGVVSLSSVEYAFAERILHICDKDFSFILPVNDHIFNRIKHHQTTYWKDFLEIVEQHKKSFDKLFKAPFNIEFLKRSDFEGKSISEIETLLTAGDKRRFALAIEGGHNLSDVPVGNEACILSENPHNQMKNVQEMKEVDFMSMNLCHLSDIPEQRLGGFAQGVNKLSQIAFRSDHFIPTVGLGLTEIGKKLIRQCLMHPTRAVLIDVKHMSLYTRLAYYRFKDQLAKGNPNVSRLPILSSHTGFTFTSIDHYLNSQSYRSYVHDTQAGRAVMIAPENRKIGRTDDKINKGLYANPWTINLFDEEIVEIMASGGMMGISLDQRILGASNPALDSIRDKYYEKEHVSYHEFKKLFKEGKMPGEEGITQTLKLLPTKEERHVMLLCLHIIHAVKLGYEKLPWHEGASPWDHICIGSDFDGLINPINGFEDITKLGGIHNALRQYLPLADKYHLFNKDVNGLKYNENGAVDASFLEEAIEKFTFTNGLRFTARFLTNWSEGKLEEVMNAASVAE from the coding sequence ATGCAGAAGATATTTGATTTCCATTTTCATTTGTTGTTTAAACACTATATCGCAGATCCGAAGTTAAAGCTTGATTTCAACAAGGATTTTAAAACCAAGGGAGTAGCGAAAGTGCTGAACGACTTTGTAGGCGGTTCATTCGACAGCCAGTCGTCTCCTTCGCAGGTCAAGGACAGTTTACTCTATCTTGGAGTGGTTTCACTCAGCAGTGTGGAATATGCCTTTGCGGAGCGGATATTGCATATTTGCGACAAGGATTTCTCTTTTATTCTTCCTGTAAACGACCATATTTTTAATCGTATAAAACACCATCAAACCACCTATTGGAAAGATTTTTTGGAGATTGTGGAGCAGCATAAAAAGAGCTTTGATAAGCTATTTAAAGCTCCTTTTAACATTGAATTTTTGAAGCGAAGTGATTTTGAAGGAAAGTCTATCAGTGAGATAGAAACCTTGCTCACCGCGGGGGATAAAAGACGGTTTGCCCTAGCTATAGAAGGAGGACATAACCTGTCTGATGTCCCTGTAGGTAATGAAGCCTGTATTCTTTCAGAAAATCCCCATAATCAAATGAAGAACGTTCAGGAGATGAAGGAGGTAGATTTTATGTCCATGAACCTGTGTCACCTCAGCGATATTCCAGAGCAACGGCTCGGAGGCTTTGCCCAAGGGGTCAACAAGCTTTCACAAATAGCCTTCAGGAGTGATCACTTTATACCTACCGTCGGGTTAGGATTAACAGAGATAGGAAAGAAACTGATACGTCAATGTTTGATGCATCCTACACGGGCTGTGCTCATTGATGTAAAACACATGAGCTTATACACTCGCCTGGCGTACTACCGGTTTAAGGACCAGCTGGCAAAAGGGAATCCCAACGTAAGCCGCCTGCCAATCCTGTCCAGTCACACGGGATTTACATTTACTTCGATTGACCATTACCTAAACAGTCAATCTTATAGGTCATATGTCCATGATACCCAGGCTGGAAGAGCGGTCATGATAGCACCTGAGAACAGAAAGATCGGCCGTACGGATGATAAGATTAACAAAGGGCTCTATGCCAATCCGTGGACAATCAACCTTTTTGATGAAGAGATCGTAGAAATCATGGCTTCAGGTGGTATGATGGGGATAAGCCTTGACCAACGCATCTTGGGGGCTTCTAACCCCGCACTGGATTCTATTCGGGACAAGTATTATGAAAAGGAACACGTTTCTTACCATGAGTTTAAAAAGCTATTCAAGGAAGGGAAGATGCCAGGAGAAGAGGGGATTACCCAGACGTTAAAGCTTCTTCCTACCAAAGAAGAACGTCATGTAATGCTATTGTGCCTTCATATCATACATGCCGTAAAATTGGGTTATGAGAAATTGCCCTGGCATGAGGGGGCCTCACCGTGGGACCATATATGTATTGGTTCTGATTTTGATGGTCTGATCAATCCGATCAATGGATTTGAAGACATCACCAAGTTAGGAGGAATTCACAATGCCCTCAGACAGTATTTACCTCTTGCTGACAAGTATCACCTGTTCAATAAAGATGTAAATGGCCTGAAATATAATGAGAACGGAGCGGTAGATGCAAGCTTTTTAGAGGAGGCGATTGAGAAATTCACTTTTACCAATGGATTGAGATTTACTGCACGTTTTTTAACTAATTGGTCCGAAGGGAAGTTGGAAGAAGTAATGAACGCCGCCTCCGTAGCAGAATAG
- a CDS encoding DUF481 domain-containing protein, with amino-acid sequence MKKLFTFLMLTFSFYAAFAMDVRDSLIFKNDNVIVGEIKSLDKGVVTIETDYSDSDFQIEWQEVKEVYSKQNYLITLMSGERHNGSLWTYDPTHVTLHLTSGDSLKVRIEDIVYFKTYEDEFWSRLSASIDFSYSFTKANNYTQAGIRSSLGYVASSWSANAGYNLIRSNQDEVEPTRREDANLNYKKFLPRDYYVPANYAFLSNTEQLIDVRSTFSAGLGKYLVHTNDSYLGVEAGISYLNEVYTTDDPSKNSMEAYLGAELNLYDVGDLTLLTRGMVYPGITEGGRWRIDYNIDTKYDLPWDLYFKVGFTLNYDNQPVEGAGKADYVLQTGVGWEL; translated from the coding sequence TTGAAAAAGTTATTTACCTTTTTGATGCTTACGTTTTCCTTTTATGCAGCATTTGCCATGGACGTAAGGGATTCTCTTATCTTTAAAAATGACAACGTCATCGTAGGCGAAATCAAGTCCTTGGATAAAGGAGTAGTAACTATAGAAACGGATTATAGTGACAGTGATTTCCAGATCGAATGGCAAGAAGTAAAAGAAGTCTATTCCAAACAAAACTATCTGATCACACTCATGTCGGGAGAGCGCCATAATGGTTCACTCTGGACCTATGATCCTACTCATGTGACACTGCATCTCACTTCTGGAGATAGCCTAAAGGTCAGGATTGAAGACATTGTATACTTTAAAACGTACGAAGATGAGTTTTGGAGCCGCTTGTCCGCATCCATTGATTTTAGTTATAGCTTTACCAAAGCCAATAATTACACCCAAGCGGGAATTAGAAGTTCCTTGGGCTATGTGGCGTCCAGTTGGTCAGCAAATGCAGGATATAACCTCATCCGCTCCAATCAAGACGAAGTCGAACCCACCAGAAGGGAAGATGCCAATCTGAACTATAAAAAATTCCTTCCCCGCGATTATTATGTTCCCGCGAATTACGCATTCCTATCAAATACAGAACAATTGATCGATGTCAGAAGTACTTTTTCAGCCGGTCTCGGTAAATACCTCGTACATACCAATGACTCCTATTTGGGTGTAGAAGCAGGTATATCCTATTTGAATGAAGTCTACACTACTGATGATCCTAGCAAAAACAGTATGGAGGCTTATCTTGGGGCTGAGCTCAATTTATATGATGTAGGTGATCTTACCCTCTTGACCCGGGGAATGGTGTATCCAGGTATCACTGAAGGAGGAAGATGGCGTATCGATTACAATATTGACACCAAGTACGACTTACCTTGGGACTTGTACTTCAAAGTGGGCTTCACACTGAACTATGACAACCAGCCTGTCGAAGGAGCCGGAAAAGCGGATTACGTACTCCAAACAGGTGTAGGCTGGGAGTTGTAG
- a CDS encoding porin family protein: MVVACNKKLFLTLSLCLLCHISHGQILISLLLGDKLNSDKIEFGVDGGIAFTQLHGPATTDMANALHLGFYFDLYLKEQLQLHTGVIVKSTMGAKGMPSYMLGDEDLDELLSTATVRRRLGYFNIPVLLKYRFRNSNFYIEAGPQLGWMHQAYDEFSDSILDDNDLLYEHKIKDDIKRLDFGMTGGIGYRLMKGHGMNLGIRYYLGLVDVSKAMPDQLFNRSLYVSLGIPIGAGKAN, translated from the coding sequence ATGGTAGTAGCATGCAATAAAAAACTATTTCTTACACTTTCACTATGTCTTTTATGTCACATCAGTCATGGTCAAATACTTATTTCACTACTCCTAGGTGACAAGCTCAATTCTGACAAAATTGAGTTTGGTGTGGATGGCGGCATAGCCTTTACCCAGCTCCATGGCCCTGCCACTACGGACATGGCCAATGCGTTACATTTAGGATTTTATTTTGATTTATACCTGAAGGAGCAACTCCAGCTTCACACCGGTGTAATCGTGAAATCCACCATGGGAGCAAAAGGAATGCCCTCTTACATGCTGGGTGACGAAGACCTGGATGAACTATTGTCTACAGCCACCGTGCGACGCAGGCTTGGCTATTTTAATATTCCCGTGTTACTAAAATACAGGTTTAGAAACAGCAACTTCTATATAGAGGCTGGACCTCAACTTGGATGGATGCACCAGGCATATGATGAATTTTCTGACAGTATTTTAGATGATAATGATTTATTGTACGAACATAAAATAAAAGATGATATCAAAAGGTTGGACTTTGGAATGACAGGAGGCATCGGGTATCGGCTTATGAAAGGCCATGGGATGAACCTCGGTATCAGGTATTATTTAGGCCTGGTGGATGTCAGCAAAGCTATGCCAGACCAGCTTTTCAATCGTTCATTGTATGTAAGTTTAGGTATTCCAATAGGTGCAGGAAAAGCTAATTAG